A single region of the Salvelinus sp. IW2-2015 linkage group LG20, ASM291031v2, whole genome shotgun sequence genome encodes:
- the LOC111981857 gene encoding tumor necrosis factor receptor superfamily member 19 isoform X2 codes for MEWKLKKMLSLLLELIILCYMVHGTAVENRECREQEYRDEAGDCVACRQCGSGQELSTECGFGYGVGARCAPCRPGRYKEEAGGQKCKPCLSCAHTSRLHRANCTSTGNAVCGDCLPGFYRKTKLSGFQDMDCVPCGDPPHAYELLCSSRVNLVPLSSVVASPRDTVLAVVICIALTSVLLALMLFCAIYCKRQLEKKPHEPCHGGSCYDAEFPSFENIQVHQLHQITSNCYHGPVKLFPYQFSEEPCSMENSSGFRLHCSQNSNGMATYPVWESQRRPLENTLPSELNHDLYQTDVEVSDEEFSLEDDETLTGEKTWTHAILN; via the exons ATGGAGTGGAAGCTAAAGAAGATGCTGTCGCTTTTACTGGAGCTGATTATTTTGTGCTATATG GTTCATGGAACTGCAGTGGAGAATAGAGAATGCAGGGAGCAGGAGTACAGGGATGAAGCAGGGGACTGTGTCGCCTGCAGACAGTGTGGATCTGGGCAGGAGTTATCCACG GAATGTGGCTTTGGCTATGGGGTGGGTGCTCGCTGTGCACCCTGCAGACCGGGGCGCTACAAAGAGGAAGCAGGAGGGCAGAAATGCAAGCCGTGTCTATCATGTGCCCACACCAGCCGCCTCCATAGAGCCAACTGCACCAGCACAGGAAACGCTGTGTGTGGAGACTGTCTGCCTGG GTTCTATAGGAAAACCAAGCTGAGTGGGTTTCAGGACATGGACTGTGTACCCTGTGGAGACCCTCCTCATGCCTATGAGCTTCTCT GCAGTAGCAGGGTGAACCTGGTGCCCCTTTCGTCTGTTGTGGCAAGCCCCAGGGACACTGTCCTGGCTGTAGTCATCTGCATCGCTCTGACTTCTGTCCTACTGGCCCTAATGCTTTTCTGTGCCATCTACTGCAAAAGACAGCTGGAGAAGAAACCTCATG AGCCATGTCACGGTGGTAGCTGCTATGATGCAGAGTTCCCCAGCTTTGAGAATATTCAGGTCCATCAGCTACATCAGATCACCTCAAACTGCTACCATG GTCCAGTGAAGCTTTTCCCCTATCAGTTCTCTGAGGAACCTTGCAGCATGGAGAACAGCAGTGGCTTCCGTCTCCACTGTTCTCAGAACAGCAATGGAATGGCCACATATCCTGTCTGGGAGTCACAGAGAAGACCACTAGAGAACACACTGCCCAGTGAGCTGAACCATGACCTCTACCAAACTGATGTGGAAGTGTCTGATGAGGAATTTTCCTTAGAGGATGATGAAACATTGACAGGAGAGAAGACGTGGACCCATGCTATATTAAACTAA
- the LOC111981857 gene encoding tumor necrosis factor receptor superfamily member 19 isoform X1 → MEWKLKKMLSLLLELIILCYMVHGTAVENRECREQEYRDEAGDCVACRQCGSGQELSTECGFGYGVGARCAPCRPGRYKEEAGGQKCKPCLSCAHTSRLHRANCTSTGNAVCGDCLPGFYRKTKLSGFQDMDCVPCGDPPHAYELLCSSRVNLVPLSSVVASPRDTVLAVVICIALTSVLLALMLFCAIYCKRQLEKKPHEPCHGGSCYDAEFPSFENIQVHQLHQITSNCYHGTGITCGPVKLFPYQFSEEPCSMENSSGFRLHCSQNSNGMATYPVWESQRRPLENTLPSELNHDLYQTDVEVSDEEFSLEDDETLTGEKTWTHAILN, encoded by the exons ATGGAGTGGAAGCTAAAGAAGATGCTGTCGCTTTTACTGGAGCTGATTATTTTGTGCTATATG GTTCATGGAACTGCAGTGGAGAATAGAGAATGCAGGGAGCAGGAGTACAGGGATGAAGCAGGGGACTGTGTCGCCTGCAGACAGTGTGGATCTGGGCAGGAGTTATCCACG GAATGTGGCTTTGGCTATGGGGTGGGTGCTCGCTGTGCACCCTGCAGACCGGGGCGCTACAAAGAGGAAGCAGGAGGGCAGAAATGCAAGCCGTGTCTATCATGTGCCCACACCAGCCGCCTCCATAGAGCCAACTGCACCAGCACAGGAAACGCTGTGTGTGGAGACTGTCTGCCTGG GTTCTATAGGAAAACCAAGCTGAGTGGGTTTCAGGACATGGACTGTGTACCCTGTGGAGACCCTCCTCATGCCTATGAGCTTCTCT GCAGTAGCAGGGTGAACCTGGTGCCCCTTTCGTCTGTTGTGGCAAGCCCCAGGGACACTGTCCTGGCTGTAGTCATCTGCATCGCTCTGACTTCTGTCCTACTGGCCCTAATGCTTTTCTGTGCCATCTACTGCAAAAGACAGCTGGAGAAGAAACCTCATG AGCCATGTCACGGTGGTAGCTGCTATGATGCAGAGTTCCCCAGCTTTGAGAATATTCAGGTCCATCAGCTACATCAGATCACCTCAAACTGCTACCATGGTACGGGCATAACTTGTG GTCCAGTGAAGCTTTTCCCCTATCAGTTCTCTGAGGAACCTTGCAGCATGGAGAACAGCAGTGGCTTCCGTCTCCACTGTTCTCAGAACAGCAATGGAATGGCCACATATCCTGTCTGGGAGTCACAGAGAAGACCACTAGAGAACACACTGCCCAGTGAGCTGAACCATGACCTCTACCAAACTGATGTGGAAGTGTCTGATGAGGAATTTTCCTTAGAGGATGATGAAACATTGACAGGAGAGAAGACGTGGACCCATGCTATATTAAACTAA